Proteins from a genomic interval of Diospyros lotus cultivar Yz01 chromosome 6, ASM1463336v1, whole genome shotgun sequence:
- the LOC127804146 gene encoding UPF0481 protein At3g47200-like encodes MERQGNNNSFENKTAQEDLALLIESAELPEESSVKEHCIYRVPQKVRQIKEAAYTPRVVSIGPFHHGKEKLKLMEPLKLGYLKSFLQGTGLTSQYYISKLKEWELGIRNYYAESIPLESDVFLKMILIDAGFIIELFLRYCDVHNWVKRDPLFLKPWLAEDVAHDLILLENQLPFFVLEGLFNLATANFVTADLPTFPQLTLNYFADLNPQKLQPDGVSLRHFTDLLRIFYLPPSERLQKRSKVGNILDHLYTASELVEAGLRFKVDKTKKSLLELQYDKGVLTIPRLDVSDKTEFHFRNIVAFEQDHYPFETYITDYLKVLDFLINTNKDVDVLVHKGIITTLLGDNSEVVIMINSLCSNLIQLNMNCEYLFICKQLNDFYEKPVRKWKASIIHDYFNTAVKTASSIATIVLLILTLVQTICSVLSVLYS; translated from the coding sequence ATGGAGAGACAGGGGAATAATAACtcatttgaaaacaaaactGCACAAGAAGATTTGGCACTGTTGATAGAAAGCGCAGAGCTTCCGGAAGAGTCTAGTGTGAAAGAGCATTGTATCTATAGAGTACCTCAGAAAGTTCGCCAAATAAAAGAAGCAGCATATACACCTCGTGTCGTTTCAATTGGTCCCTTTCACCAtggaaaagagaaattgaaattaatggAACCACTTAAATTGGGCTACCTTAAGAGCTTTCTCCAAGGGACTGGGCTAACATCACAGTATTATATTAGCAAACTCAAAGAGTGGGAATTAGGAATTCGGAACTATTATGCTGAGAGCATTCCACTTGAAAGTGATGTTTTTCTGAAAATGATTCTAATTGATGCTGGCTTCATAATTGAGCTTTTCCTTAGATATTGTGACGTGCACAATTGGGTAAAAAGAGACCCTTTGTTCTTAAAACCGTGGCTCGCAGAGGATGTTGCCCACGACTTGATCTTGCTTGAGAATCAGCTTCCATTCTTTGTTCTTGAAGGCTTGTTCAACCTTGCTACTGCCAATTTTGTGACTGCTGATTTGCCTACCTTTCCTCAGCTTACTTTAAACTACTTTGCGGACCTCAACCCGCAAAAACTACAACCTGATGGTGTGAGTTTGCGACATTTCACTGATCTGCTGAGGATATTTTACTTACCACCAAGTGAAAGATTACAAAAAAGATCAAAAGTAGGCAATATATTGGACCATTTATATACTGCAAGTGAGCTAGTGGAGGCAGGATTGAGGTTCAAGgttgataaaacaaaaaaaagctTACTTGAGTTACAATATGATAAGGGTGTCTTGACAATACCACGCCTTGATGTATCTGATAAAACTGAGTTTCATTTTAGAAATATAGTTGCATTTGAGCAAGATCATTACCCTTTTGAGACCTATATTACTGATTACTTAAAAGTGTTGGATTTCCTTATCAATACCAATAAAGATGTGGATGTACTAGTTCATAAGGGAATTATCACTACCTTATTGGGTGACAACAGTGAAGTGGTTATTATGATTAATAGTCTCTGCTCGAATCTCATCCAGCTAAATATGAATTGCGAGTACCTATTCATATGTAAGCAGTTGAATGATTTCTATGAGAAACCCGTTCGTAAATGGAAGGCAAGCATAATACATGACTACTTCAACACTGCAGTGAAAACAGCAAGTTCCATTGCTACTATTGTACTACTTATACTTACCCTTGTTCAAACTATTTGTTCTGTCCTCTCAGTACTCTATTCTTAG